One Lycium barbarum isolate Lr01 chromosome 5, ASM1917538v2, whole genome shotgun sequence genomic window carries:
- the LOC132640380 gene encoding uncharacterized acetyltransferase At3g50280-like, producing MPSAATTSVSKCTIFPSQKSSLPDLKLSVSDLPMLSVHYIQKGALFTGPPFPITQLISLLKLSLSQTLTHFPPLAGRFVTDPNGYVYISCNDAGVDFVHGTATHIYIRDVIGSIDVPHLVKEFFPFDRTVSYRGHFIPLLAVQVTELADGVFIGCTVNHSVTDGTSFWNFFNTFAEVSRGVKRIIRRPDFTRNSILISNAVLKLPADGPKVTFAGDAPLRERIFSFKRESLLRLKAKTNNQILNFNGEINVIELMAKQRNDPLKFDMTAETETINPMAEISSFQSLCALVWRAVTRARKFPSSKMTTFRMAVNCRHRLQPKLNPLYFGNAIQSIPIYASAGDVLSNDLHWCAEQLNENVKAHDDVMVRKFVEDWEKDPRCFPLGNFDGAMLTMGSSPRFPMYDNDFGWGRPVAVRSGRANKFDGKISAFPGREGGGSVDLEVVLSPETMEGLESDQEFMQYVTGY from the coding sequence ATGCCTTCTGCAGCTACAACTTCGGTCTCCAAATGCACTATTTTCCCCTCACAAAAATCATCTCTTCCTGATCTTAAACTCTCTGTTTCCGATCTACCAATGCTGTCTGTTCACTACATTCAGAAAGGTGCTCTCTTTACTGGTCCCCCTTTTCCTATCACCCAACTCATTTCCCTTCTCAAACTCAGTCTTTCTCAAACACTCACTCACTTCCCTCCCTTAGCCGGTCGATTCGTAACCGACCCAAATGGCTACGTCTACATTTCTTGCAATGATGCTGGCGTTGATTTTGTACATGGTACTGCCACTCACATTTACATTCGCGACGTCATAGGCTCCATTGACGTTCCTCATCTTGTCAAGGAGTTCTTCCCTTTTGACCGCACTGTTAGCTATCGAGGGCATTTTATCCCTCTTCTCGCAGTCCAAGTAACGGAATTAGCTGATGGCGTCTTTATTGGCTGCACCGTCAACCATTCGGTCACTGATGGGACATCTTTTTGGAACTTTTTCAATACATTCGCTGAGGTGAGTAGAGGTGTGAAGAGGATTATAAGGCGGCCGGATTTTACCCGTAATTCAATTTTGATTTCAAATGCTGTGCTAAAACTCCCAGCTGATGGTCCTAAAGTTACTTTCGCCGGTGACGCCCCCTTGAGGGAGAGGATATTTAGTTTCAAAAGGGAATCACTTCTAAGACTCAAAGCGAAGACCAACAATCAGATATTGAATTTCAACGGAGAAATTAATGTTATTGAATTGATGGCTAAACAGAGGAACGATCCCTTGAAATTCGATATGACAGCAGAAACGGAGACGATAAATCCAATGGCTGAGATTTCATCATTTCAATCGCTTTGCGCATTGGTGTGGCGTGCAGTGACACGTGCAAGGAAATTCCCATCTTCGAAAATGACGACATTCAGAATGGCTGTAAATTGCCGTCACCGTCTCCAACCGAAGCTAAATCCCTTATATTTCGGTAACGCAATTCAGAGCATTCCAATTTACGCATCAGCAGGGGACGTTTTATCTAACGATCTGCATTGGTGTGCGGAGCAATTGAACGAGAATGTGAAGGCGCACGATGATGTTATGGTGAGGAAGTTTGTAGAGGATTGGGAGAAGGACCCACGGTGTTTTCCGTTGGGGAATTTTGACGGAGCGATGCTAACAATGGGGAGCTCGCCGAGGTTTCCAATGTACGATAATGATTTTGGGTGGGGCAGACCAGTTGCAGTAAGGAGTGGGAGGGCGAATAAGTTTGATGGGAAGATATCAGCGTTTCCAGGGAGAGAAGGAGGAGGAAGCGTAGATTTGGAGGTGGTTTTGTCACCTGAAACAATGGAAGGTTTAGAGTCTGATCAGGAATTCATGCAGTATGTTACTGGGTATTAA